From a region of the Methylomonas rapida genome:
- the groES gene encoding co-chaperone GroES has protein sequence MKIRPLHDRVVVKRVEEETKTAGGIVLPGSAAEKPSEGEVLAVGEGKALDNGQVRPMAVKVGDKVLFGKYSGTEVKVDGEQYIIMREDDIMGILG, from the coding sequence ATGAAAATTCGTCCGTTACATGACCGTGTCGTCGTAAAACGTGTTGAAGAGGAAACCAAAACCGCTGGCGGTATCGTGCTGCCAGGTTCTGCCGCGGAAAAACCCAGCGAAGGCGAAGTATTGGCAGTCGGTGAAGGCAAAGCGTTGGACAACGGCCAAGTCCGCCCCATGGCAGTGAAAGTCGGTGACAAAGTGTTGTTCGGTAAATATTCCGGCACCGAAGTCAAAGTCGATGGTGAGCAATATATCATCATGCGTGAAGACGACATCATGGGCATTTTGGGCTAA
- a CDS encoding HesA/MoeB/ThiF family protein — MNDQQLLRYSRQIMLPQVDIAGQQKLLDARILIVGAGGLGSPAAMYLAAAGVGQITIYDDDQVDLTNLQRQIAHDTSDIGLDKVISTLNTLKKINPDVQVHARKARLQDELLFEEVATADVVLDCSDNFATRFAINRACVQRETALVSGAAIRFEGQISVFTPGINDSPCYNCLYQSDGEELQNCARNGVIAPITGIIGSIQALEAMKLIMAIGENLTGRLLLLDGLTMEWQTLRLKKNPACPTCGNR, encoded by the coding sequence ATGAACGACCAACAACTACTCCGATACAGCCGCCAAATCATGCTGCCGCAAGTCGATATTGCCGGTCAGCAAAAACTTCTCGATGCCAGGATATTGATCGTTGGCGCCGGCGGACTCGGCTCACCGGCCGCGATGTATCTGGCCGCGGCGGGTGTCGGTCAGATCACGATTTATGATGACGACCAAGTCGATTTAACCAATTTGCAACGCCAGATTGCTCACGACACCTCCGATATAGGGCTGGATAAAGTTATTTCAACCCTCAATACACTGAAAAAAATCAATCCGGACGTGCAAGTGCATGCGCGCAAGGCGCGCTTGCAGGATGAGTTATTGTTTGAAGAAGTGGCCACCGCCGATGTAGTGTTGGATTGCAGCGACAATTTCGCTACGCGCTTCGCAATCAATCGCGCCTGTGTTCAGCGCGAAACGGCCCTGGTTTCCGGTGCGGCGATTCGCTTTGAAGGCCAAATCAGCGTCTTCACGCCCGGCATCAACGACAGCCCTTGTTATAACTGTCTGTATCAAAGCGACGGCGAGGAATTACAAAACTGCGCCCGCAATGGTGTGATTGCGCCAATCACGGGTATCATAGGTAGCATTCAGGCCCTGGAGGCGATGAAACTGATCATGGCTATCGGGGAAAATCTGACCGGCCGCTTGCTATTACTGGACGGCCTGACAATGGAATGGCAAACCTTGCGCCTGAAAAAAAATCCGGCCTGCCCTACCTGCGGCAATCGATAA
- a CDS encoding cation-transporting P-type ATPase produces the protein MKPQKTDWHSLSAEELLKTLQVEAQQGLSETEVQKRLETYGQNKLTPRKGKNPLLLFLLQFHQPLVYILIISATITAFLQEWVDSSVIFGVVIVNAIIGFIQEANALRAINALAQGLNISSTVLRAGQRRQISASELTPGDIVFLQSGDKVPADLRLLQIRELQIDESALTGESVPVEKQIGLLDTATVLADRNNMAYSSTLVTYGSGLGVVVETGDRTEIGLINRMIASATDLETPLTQKISQFSQLLLWVIVDCAVITFAVGVWRGQSMLDMFMASVALAVGAIPEGLPAAITITLAIGVSRMAKRHAIIRKLPAVETLGSTTVICSDKTGTLTQNQMTVQAIYTGSEYYEVTGSGYTPEGGFKQNGKEIDPNKHPTLLECLKAGLLCNDARLVADLDHWRIEGDPTEGALLVAAHKAGLHHASVSTSHPRLDAIPFESQYQFMATLHHNLAQDARHVYLKGSLESLLPRCVDMFDPQMQSVPLDNASLQRQVEAMAAKGLRVLAFARCKHGDNEVQHEEVCTGLTFLGLQAMIDPPRPEAAASIAACYRAGIQVKMITGDHPITALSIARQLGMRQTERVISGAELQAIDESQYPQLVEECSVYARIAPEQKLKLVEALQSKGHVVAMTGDGVNDAPALRQANIGVAMGLGGTEVAKEAAAMILTDDHFATIEAAVEEGRGVFDNLVKFIAWTLPTNLGEGLVITAAVFANVALPITPLQILWINMTTAVLLGLMLAFEPKEPELMDRQPRDPKQPILTKHLVFRICLVGVLLLAGAFGLFEYALAQGKSLAVARSIAVNVFVFCELFYLFNCRSLNYSMFHVGLFSNLWVIFGVVSMTLLQLLFTYWPPMQALFGSAAIDREDWLLIIGAGLIVYTMVGIEKFIWRRFVLN, from the coding sequence ATGAAACCGCAGAAAACCGACTGGCACAGTCTGTCCGCAGAAGAACTGCTAAAAACGTTGCAGGTCGAAGCTCAACAAGGCTTGAGCGAAACGGAAGTTCAAAAACGCCTTGAAACTTACGGCCAAAACAAACTGACACCGCGCAAAGGCAAAAACCCTTTGCTGCTGTTTCTGCTGCAATTCCATCAACCCCTGGTTTACATCCTGATCATTTCCGCAACGATTACCGCTTTTTTGCAAGAATGGGTCGATAGCAGCGTCATATTCGGTGTCGTCATTGTCAACGCAATCATTGGCTTCATTCAGGAAGCCAATGCCCTGCGGGCCATCAATGCTTTGGCGCAGGGGCTCAACATCTCTAGCACGGTATTGCGTGCTGGCCAGCGGCGCCAGATATCGGCCAGCGAATTGACCCCAGGCGATATCGTGTTTTTACAGTCCGGTGACAAGGTTCCTGCCGACTTACGCTTACTGCAAATCCGGGAATTGCAAATCGACGAATCGGCGCTGACTGGCGAGTCGGTGCCTGTGGAGAAGCAAATCGGCCTACTCGACACCGCCACGGTGTTGGCTGACCGTAATAACATGGCTTATTCATCCACCTTGGTCACGTATGGCAGCGGACTCGGTGTCGTCGTGGAAACCGGCGATCGCACCGAAATCGGCCTGATCAATCGCATGATCGCCAGCGCTACGGATCTGGAAACGCCATTGACCCAAAAAATCAGCCAATTCAGTCAATTGTTGCTGTGGGTCATCGTCGATTGCGCCGTAATCACCTTTGCCGTCGGCGTCTGGCGCGGCCAATCGATGCTGGACATGTTCATGGCCTCGGTCGCCTTGGCGGTGGGCGCGATACCCGAAGGCTTGCCGGCCGCGATCACCATTACGCTGGCCATCGGCGTCTCTCGCATGGCCAAACGCCATGCCATCATCCGTAAACTGCCCGCGGTAGAAACACTGGGCAGCACCACGGTAATCTGTTCCGACAAAACCGGCACACTGACCCAAAATCAGATGACGGTACAGGCGATTTACACTGGCAGCGAGTATTACGAGGTAACCGGTAGTGGCTATACGCCCGAAGGTGGCTTCAAGCAAAACGGCAAAGAAATCGATCCAAACAAGCACCCCACATTGCTGGAATGCCTCAAAGCGGGTCTATTGTGTAACGATGCCCGCTTGGTAGCCGACCTGGATCATTGGCGGATCGAGGGTGATCCAACCGAAGGCGCTTTATTGGTAGCGGCTCACAAAGCCGGTCTGCACCACGCTAGTGTCAGTACCAGTCACCCCAGGCTTGATGCCATACCTTTCGAGTCGCAATATCAGTTCATGGCCACGTTGCATCACAACCTGGCTCAGGATGCTCGTCATGTATATCTGAAAGGCTCGCTGGAAAGCTTGCTGCCACGTTGCGTGGACATGTTTGACCCACAAATGCAAAGCGTGCCGCTCGACAATGCCTCCCTCCAGCGCCAAGTCGAAGCCATGGCGGCAAAGGGTTTGCGAGTTTTGGCATTTGCCCGTTGCAAACACGGCGACAACGAGGTTCAACACGAGGAAGTCTGCACCGGCCTGACCTTTTTGGGCTTACAAGCCATGATCGATCCGCCGAGGCCAGAAGCCGCCGCCTCTATTGCGGCCTGCTATCGCGCCGGTATTCAAGTCAAAATGATCACCGGAGACCACCCCATCACCGCCTTGTCCATCGCCCGCCAACTGGGCATGCGCCAAACCGAACGCGTCATCAGTGGCGCCGAACTGCAAGCCATAGACGAAAGTCAGTATCCTCAGCTAGTAGAGGAATGTTCCGTTTACGCCCGCATTGCTCCGGAGCAAAAACTGAAGCTGGTAGAAGCCTTGCAAAGCAAGGGGCATGTGGTGGCAATGACAGGCGACGGTGTCAATGATGCACCGGCCCTACGGCAAGCCAACATAGGCGTGGCGATGGGTTTGGGCGGCACCGAAGTCGCCAAGGAAGCGGCGGCGATGATTTTGACCGACGATCATTTCGCCACCATTGAGGCTGCCGTCGAAGAGGGTCGCGGCGTGTTCGATAATTTGGTCAAATTCATCGCCTGGACCTTGCCGACCAATCTCGGCGAAGGTTTGGTCATCACTGCTGCGGTATTCGCCAATGTCGCTTTGCCCATCACTCCGCTGCAAATTCTCTGGATCAACATGACCACGGCCGTTTTATTGGGCTTGATGCTGGCGTTCGAACCCAAGGAGCCCGAACTGATGGACAGACAGCCGCGCGACCCCAAACAGCCTATTCTGACCAAGCATTTGGTTTTTCGGATTTGTCTGGTTGGCGTCTTGCTATTGGCAGGGGCGTTCGGCTTGTTCGAATATGCATTGGCTCAAGGCAAATCCCTGGCCGTGGCACGCTCGATCGCCGTCAATGTATTCGTATTCTGTGAGCTGTTTTACCTGTTCAACTGCCGCTCATTGAATTATTCGATGTTCCATGTCGGCTTGTTTTCCAACCTATGGGTTATCTTCGGCGTTGTCAGCATGACGCTGTTGCAATTGCTGTTTACCTATTGGCCACCCATGCAGGCGCTTTTCGGTAGCGCCGCAATCGACCGGGAAGATTGGCTATTGATCATCGGTGCAGGACTGATTGTGTACACCATGGTCGGCATAGAAAAATTCATTTGGCGGCGATTTGTCTTGAACTAA
- a CDS encoding nuclear transport factor 2 family protein, giving the protein METKPPLPPFTLESAAQKVRMAEDAWNSRDPDRVVQVYTEDTIWRNRAEFPVGRAQVHAFLQRKWAKELDYRLIKELWATTGNRIAVRFAYEWHDDAGNWFRSYGNENWEFNGYGLMQRRFASINDLPIKPEERLFHWPLGRRPDEHPGLSELGL; this is encoded by the coding sequence ATGGAGACAAAACCACCGCTGCCACCTTTCACCCTGGAATCCGCCGCGCAAAAAGTGCGCATGGCGGAAGATGCCTGGAATAGCCGAGATCCCGACCGGGTAGTGCAAGTCTATACCGAAGACACGATTTGGCGGAACCGCGCCGAATTTCCGGTCGGCCGTGCTCAAGTGCATGCCTTTTTACAACGCAAATGGGCCAAAGAACTGGATTACCGCTTAATCAAGGAATTATGGGCAACGACCGGCAATCGAATTGCGGTACGCTTTGCCTACGAATGGCACGACGATGCCGGCAACTGGTTTCGCAGTTATGGCAACGAGAATTGGGAATTCAATGGATATGGCTTGATGCAACGACGCTTCGCCAGCATCAACGATTTACCGATAAAACCTGAAGAGCGCCTGTTCCACTGGCCGTTGGGGCGGCGTCCAGACGAACATCCCGGCTTGAGCGAGTTAGGACTTTGA
- a CDS encoding pyrophosphate--fructose-6-phosphate 1-phosphotransferase has protein sequence MNKPKKVAILTAGGLAPCLNSAIGSLIERYTEIDPSIEIICYRGGYKGLLLGDSYPVTAEVRKKAGVLQRFGGSVIGNSRVKLTNVKDCVKRGLVKEGEDPQKVAADQLVKDGVDILHTIGGDDTNTAAADLAAFLARNNYGLTVIGLPKTVDNDVFPIKQSLGAWTAAEQGARYFMNVVAENNANPRMLIVHEVMGRNCGWLTAATAQEYRKLLDRAEWLPELGLTRESYEVHAVFVPEMAIDLEAEAKRLREVMDKVDCVNIFVSEGAGVEAIVAEMQAKGQEVPRDAFGHIKLDAVNPGKWFGEQFAQMIGAEKTLVQKSGYFARASASNVDDMRLIKSCADLAVECAFRRESGVIGHDEDNGNVLRAIEFPRIKGGKPFNIDTDWFNSMLSEIGQPKGGKVEVSH, from the coding sequence ATGAACAAACCTAAAAAAGTTGCAATACTGACAGCAGGCGGCTTGGCGCCTTGTTTGAATTCCGCAATCGGTAGTTTGATCGAACGTTATACCGAAATCGATCCTAGCATAGAAATCATCTGCTATCGCGGCGGTTATAAAGGCCTGTTGCTGGGCGATTCTTATCCAGTAACGGCCGAAGTGCGTAAAAAGGCGGGTGTTCTGCAACGTTTTGGCGGTTCTGTGATCGGCAACAGCCGCGTCAAATTGACTAATGTCAAAGACTGCGTGAAACGCGGTTTGGTCAAAGAGGGTGAAGATCCGCAAAAAGTCGCCGCTGATCAATTGGTTAAGGATGGTGTCGATATTCTGCATACCATCGGCGGCGATGATACCAATACGGCAGCAGCGGATTTGGCAGCATTCCTGGCCAGAAATAATTACGGACTGACCGTCATTGGTTTACCTAAAACCGTCGATAACGACGTATTTCCGATCAAGCAATCACTAGGTGCTTGGACTGCCGCCGAGCAGGGCGCGCGTTATTTCATGAACGTGGTGGCCGAAAACAACGCCAACCCACGCATGCTGATCGTACACGAAGTGATGGGCCGTAACTGCGGCTGGCTGACGGCGGCAACCGCACAGGAATATCGCAAATTACTGGACCGTGCCGAGTGGTTGCCGGAATTGGGTTTGACTCGTGAATCTTATGAAGTGCACGCGGTATTCGTTCCGGAAATGGCGATCGACCTGGAAGCCGAAGCCAAGCGTCTGCGCGAAGTGATGGACAAAGTCGATTGCGTCAACATCTTCGTTTCTGAAGGTGCCGGTGTCGAAGCTATCGTCGCGGAAATGCAGGCCAAAGGCCAGGAAGTGCCGCGCGATGCGTTCGGTCACATCAAACTGGATGCGGTCAACCCTGGTAAATGGTTCGGCGAGCAATTCGCGCAGATGATAGGCGCGGAAAAAACCCTGGTACAAAAATCGGGATACTTCGCCCGGGCTTCTGCTTCCAACGTTGACGACATGCGTTTGATCAAATCGTGCGCCGACTTGGCGGTCGAGTGCGCGTTCCGCCGCGAGTCTGGCGTGATCGGTCACGACGAAGACAACGGCAACGTGTTGCGTGCGATCGAGTTCCCGCGCATCAAGGGCGGCAAACCGTTCAATATCGACACCGACTGGTTCAACAGCATGTTGAGCGAAATCGGCCAGCCTAAAGGCGGTAAAGTCGAAGTCAGCCACTAA
- a CDS encoding alpha/beta fold hydrolase — protein MKPVELVFESHGNPDHCPVVILHGFLASSKNWRTVAKRLAEKHHVYALDMRNHGASPHSEHMNYPLMADDVLAFLNKLGLHKAHLLGHSMGGKVAMSFALSYPERVETLMVADIAPISYNHSFDNMIEALKQLPLAHINNRKEADHFLAEAIPDLAFRQFLLQNLQLRDGAYYWRINLDYIRATAHNIVGFPDMVGQSFGQKTLFIAGQHSAYIQQEAVFKFFPHAEIVEIPNTGHWLYVEAPDVFCQLVSDWVTNA, from the coding sequence ATGAAGCCGGTTGAACTCGTATTCGAAAGTCACGGAAATCCCGATCACTGTCCCGTGGTAATCCTGCACGGTTTTTTGGCATCTTCCAAAAATTGGCGTACCGTGGCTAAGCGATTGGCAGAGAAGCATCATGTATATGCATTGGACATGCGAAATCATGGCGCTTCTCCCCATAGCGAACATATGAATTACCCATTGATGGCGGATGATGTCCTGGCATTTTTGAATAAATTAGGCCTGCATAAAGCACATCTGCTGGGGCATAGCATGGGAGGCAAAGTGGCGATGTCGTTTGCCTTGTCCTATCCAGAGCGTGTCGAAACATTAATGGTCGCTGACATTGCTCCGATCAGTTATAACCATAGCTTTGATAACATGATTGAAGCCCTCAAGCAGTTGCCGTTGGCGCATATCAATAATCGAAAAGAAGCCGATCATTTTTTGGCCGAAGCTATTCCAGACTTGGCCTTTCGTCAGTTTTTGTTGCAGAATTTGCAGCTCCGGGACGGTGCTTATTATTGGCGAATCAACCTGGATTATATCCGGGCCACGGCGCACAACATCGTCGGTTTTCCTGATATGGTTGGCCAATCATTCGGACAAAAGACCTTGTTCATTGCTGGACAGCATTCGGCATATATTCAGCAAGAAGCGGTGTTTAAATTCTTCCCTCATGCGGAAATCGTTGAAATTCCCAATACCGGGCATTGGCTATATGTCGAGGCTCCCGATGTGTTTTGTCAGCTGGTCAGCGATTGGGTGACGAACGCTTAG
- a CDS encoding DUF445 family protein, with protein MKTFLNKSSVTNLISLLVIAIGYVSPLYPDVIKAVGFFAFSGAITNWLAIHMLFEKVPFLYGSGIIPARFEEFKASIKNLMMEQFFTADHIEQFIENEEKQGGKVLNLGPLLNAVDYDKVYEGLVSAIMNSSFGGMLMMMGGEDALLPLKQSFIEKMQHTLTDMVESERFKHALQQGLNAHKISEDLTSKIEVVIDKRLAELTPQMVKEIVQAIIKKHLGWLVVWGGVFGGLLGALFGFA; from the coding sequence ATGAAAACTTTCTTAAATAAAAGCTCGGTTACCAATCTGATATCCTTATTGGTCATAGCTATAGGTTATGTCAGCCCCTTGTATCCTGACGTCATTAAAGCAGTTGGTTTTTTTGCTTTTTCGGGAGCCATTACCAACTGGCTGGCTATTCACATGTTGTTCGAAAAAGTACCGTTTTTGTACGGATCAGGGATCATTCCGGCACGGTTCGAAGAGTTCAAAGCCTCGATTAAAAACTTGATGATGGAACAGTTTTTCACTGCGGATCACATTGAGCAGTTTATCGAGAACGAAGAAAAACAAGGTGGAAAAGTGTTAAATCTTGGCCCGCTGTTGAATGCCGTTGACTACGATAAAGTCTATGAAGGATTGGTATCGGCTATCATGAATTCTTCGTTTGGTGGCATGTTGATGATGATGGGCGGTGAAGATGCATTGCTGCCGCTGAAGCAATCTTTTATCGAGAAAATGCAACACACATTGACCGACATGGTGGAGTCGGAGCGTTTCAAACATGCATTACAGCAAGGTCTGAATGCTCATAAAATCAGTGAAGATTTAACCAGTAAAATCGAAGTGGTGATTGATAAGCGCCTTGCCGAATTGACACCGCAAATGGTCAAAGAAATCGTGCAAGCCATTATCAAAAAACACTTGGGTTGGTTGGTGGTTTGGGGAGGTGTATTTGGTGGCTTATTGGGCGCGCTGTTTGGTTTTGCTTGA